TGAATTTGCGATGATCGCAGTACAAGGCCCTAACGCAAAAGAAAAAACAGCTAAAGTACTTGATGACGCGCAAAACGCTGCAGTTGAAGGTATGAAACCATTCTTCGGTGTACAAGCGGGCAACCTATTCATTGCAACGACTGGTTACACTGGCGAAGCAGGCTACGAAATCGTTGTACACAACGATGATGCAGCTGACCTATGGCAAAAATTATTAGACGCAGGCGTCGCTCCGGCTGGCCTTGGCGCACGTGATACGCTACGTTTAGAAGCGGGCATGAACCTATACGGTTCAGATATGGATGAAACTGTATCTCCACTTGCTGCAAACATGGCTTGGACGATTGCATGGGAACCTGAAGATCGTGACTTCATCGGTCGTGAAGCGGTTGCTAAGCAACGTGCTGAAAAGAGCACACACAAGCTAGTTGGTCTAGTACTTGAAAGCAAAGGTGTTCTACGTGGTGGCTCTAAAGTTGTCGTAGAAGGTGGCGAAGGTATCATTACTTCTGGTACATTCTCTCCGACATTAGGCTTTAGTGTTGCACTAGCGCGTGTTCCTCGCTCAACGGGCGAAACAGCGCAAGTAGAAATGCGTAAAAAGTTAGTTGACGTTAAAGTAGTGAAGCCTTGCTTCGTGCGTAACGGCAAGTCAGTTATTTAATATTAATAAGGGCGAACCATCGTCCAGTTATTACACCGAACCAAAGGAACAAAAAGATGAGCAACATTCCTAGCGAGTTAAAATACGCGTCTTCACACGAGTGGGTTCGCGCTGAAGGCGACGGCGTTTACACTGTAGGTATCACAGAGCACGCACAAGAGCTTCTAGGCGACATGGTATTCGTTGAATTACCAGAAGTTGGTGACGAAGTTGACGCTGGCGAAGACTGTGCAGTAGCAGAGTCTGTAAAAGCAGCATCTGACATCTACGCACCTATCACTGGTGAAGTTGTAGCAATCAACGAAGACCTAGAAGATTCACCTGAAAACGTTAACAACGACGCATACGGTGACGGTTGGTTGTTCAAAGTTAAAGCGTCTGACGAGTCAGAGCTTGCGAACCTTCTTGACGCTGAAGGTTACGAAAACGCAATCGACGAAGACTAATTACTTCGTTGATCACAAAAGCCCCTCGTGGGGCTTTTGTTGTTTTAAACTTTTATAGTTTAATTTTAAAAAAGGTCCGTACTAAACCATACAGAGTACAGAACTTTTTCATCAACTTAGCGATAAGTTGATAAAGCTGAAGCCAGAGCAGTACCCGCAGCAGGAATCAGCACTAACCCCCTAAATTTTTTGGATCATAGGAATCTAGACTAATGTCAAACGCTAAATCTCTTGAGCAATTAGAGCAAAAGCAAGATTTTATCCGCCGCCATATTGGCCCTACACCGGCACAAGTGAGCGACATGCTATCGGCACTTAACGTATCAAGCGTTGAAGAGCTAATCACGCAAACAGTACCAGCTGGTATTCGTTTAGAGCAGGGTTTAGCAGTGGGTGAGAGCCGCACAGAAGTTGAAGCACTAAGCTACCTAAAGTCTGTTGCTAGCCAAAATAAAATCTTCAAATCTTACATCGGTCAGGGCTACCACCCAACACACGTACCGAATGTAATTTTACGTAACGTATTAGAAAATCCAGGTTGGTACACAGCGTATACGCCTTACCAGCCTGAGATCGCTCAAGGTCGTTTAGAATCACTATTAAACTTCCAAACGTTGACGATTGACATCACAGGTCTAGACCTAGCATCTGCATCTCTACTAGACGAAT
The Pseudoalteromonas phenolica genome window above contains:
- the gcvT gene encoding glycine cleavage system aminomethyltransferase GcvT — protein: MTSKTVLHAKHVEAGAKMVDFHGWEMPINYGSQIEEHNAVRTDAGMFDVSHMTIVDVKGADAKAFLRKLVANDVAKLEVPGKALYTGMLNEEGGVIDDLIIYFFSDTEYRLVVNSATREKDLAHIAKVAADFAVEITERPEFAMIAVQGPNAKEKTAKVLDDAQNAAVEGMKPFFGVQAGNLFIATTGYTGEAGYEIVVHNDDAADLWQKLLDAGVAPAGLGARDTLRLEAGMNLYGSDMDETVSPLAANMAWTIAWEPEDRDFIGREAVAKQRAEKSTHKLVGLVLESKGVLRGGSKVVVEGGEGIITSGTFSPTLGFSVALARVPRSTGETAQVEMRKKLVDVKVVKPCFVRNGKSVI
- the gcvH gene encoding glycine cleavage system protein GcvH, which produces MSNIPSELKYASSHEWVRAEGDGVYTVGITEHAQELLGDMVFVELPEVGDEVDAGEDCAVAESVKAASDIYAPITGEVVAINEDLEDSPENVNNDAYGDGWLFKVKASDESELANLLDAEGYENAIDED